The Podarcis raffonei isolate rPodRaf1 chromosome Z, rPodRaf1.pri, whole genome shotgun sequence genome segment agtttttaatgactggtgttttaatgtatttttaatattttgttggaagccacccagaatggctgaggaaacccagccagatgggcggggtataaataataaatctattattattattattattattattattattattattattattattatggtggtggtggtggtggaggaagaaTCACTGCACAACACACTCTTGAAGAGGAAGCAGACACTAAACCTCTTCTCTTTTTTGCCCTGCAGCTAATCTTCTGCCGGCTAAGGACCCACCAGTGGTGTTTCATTCTTTTTAATGTTGTTCTTTTCCACATTTTGTTCTTCGGAGCTGATCTCGTGGAAGAATACTTCTTGCGAGCACTCCCCAATACCTACACAGACATGAAGGTCCTCGAAGCCAGGGAGAGAGCACAGAAGCTGGATATGACCCCCTTGAAGGCCAATATCTCCAAGGCTTATGTAGCTAGCAGATCAGAGGCCTGCTCCAACCAAGAGATCTTCCTCCTTGTCCTAGTCTTTGGCAGCCCTGAAAACTTGTCAAGGCGCAACATCATTAGAGAAACATGGGCCAACCAGACACACGTCATGGGTTATGGTACTCTCGTTTTGTTTGTGCTAGGGAAGCCCTCTTCAGAAGGCACCCAGCTGGAGGTTGTCCAGGAGATGGAGAAGCATCAGGACCTCATTCAAGGCTCCTTCCTGGACTCTGTAGAGAACCAGACACTGAAGACACTGATGGCTGTGGAGTGGGCCATAACATTCTGCTCCAGGGCCCGGTTCATTCTCAAAGCAGATGAGGAGATGTTCATCAACCTCCCAAGTTTGGTCGAGTACTTGCTCAACTTAAGAACCCATCCCAAAGACATTTACCTTGGGAGGCTGGTTCATCAAGAGAAACCCAACAGAGACCCACAAAGTCATGGTTTTGTCTCCCAACAAAAATACCCAGAAAAATATTATCCCGATTACTGCAGTGCGACTGCGTTTGTCATCTCACAGGATGTGGCTCGGAAGATCTACGTAACCTCTGGAGAAGTTcctctttcactgcctcctggtGCCTTTGTGGGACTCTGCAGCAAAGCAGCTGGTGTGGTGCCTGCTCACAGTTCTCGATTTTCTGGGAAAAAGCACATCCGCTACAACCGCTGCTGCTACAAGTTCATTTTCACCTCCTCCACAGCAAGAGATACTCAGCTGCTCCAAGAATGGGACGAGATCAGCAATGGTAAGGACTGCACTGTACTAGAAACTTATTATGGGTTGGTATTCTGCAAAGTCATGACATACCTGGATGGATTTAAACACCTAAGTGTTGATGCCTTACAGAACGAGGCTCTCCATTTTGCTGATTAAACTGACCCAAAAAACTCACATTCAAATGTTTGATTTTAACCATGGATTTTCTCTGCTGAACCATTTATGCTAGGAGCCATGGCCAGCATCCTGTTGCAAGGAGTTCCACTGACCACTTGTGCATTAAGTTTTTCTCTATTCTGAACTTCCCATTTAAAACATGCACACAACAGGAGAGTATAGTTGATGAACACTCAAAGAACATGAGCAGGAGTCACAAGGTCATGTGAACTAGTCCACTCCACTAGTGGATGCAAGTTCTTTAAATGATGCATCTGTGCATGGTGTGGATGGTAATCTGACAGCCAGGTGCGGCAGCAACCAGCTCCCACAGTATTCCTTGGACATGTATAGATGATTTTACCCACCCAAACACTGAATAGTCAGGAGCTCAttacctctcctcccttccatgtTCCAATATCAGTGATCCAAGGATAGACCAATCCAACACTTAGCCTGTTCAAGTAAGTTAGGGTAACAGCCAATCAAGAACAGGGGAGGCTGTTGTTGCTTTTACAGTTTCTTGCAAAATTCAGTGGCATCTGGTaagtcagcctttcccaaccctgggtcctcagatgttgctggacttcaactccctcaGCCTAGGCCAGCATCCCCAAATGGGCAGGAGGAATGAGAACTGCAGTCCAATGATATCTAGGTATCCAAGATTGTGGTAGGTGTCTTATCAGAAGCAGAGCAAGATTAGAACTGGGGATCTTGCGCAGCCCTCTAGATGAGGTTGAGGAGGCCAACTCCCATTAgtttcagccagcatggtcaatggacagggatgatgggagctataacACAACATCTAGGAGGGCATCAGTTTATCATCCATAGAGTAGACTGTCCTCTGGGTCAATTGAGCAAATCAGTTCTCTTATATTAAAACTGTAGCTCTTTGTGTAAAGTTGCTCTTAAATTTTAAATAATTCTCCTCTCTCAGAATGAATCACTAGTTGACCAGCTGTGTTTTCGTATGTATTCCAGTCTTGCCTGGCCCACTTTTTCATGTTAAGAGCATCATTTTCATGTTCAGACTAAATCTCTTTATTTCAAATGAGCCACAAAACATAATTGGGCAGACATACTTCAAACAATTGAACCTATTATGTTTTCCCCATCCTGGATATGCAGTGTGAAACAGCTCTCACAAAACAGTACTAATATAACCACACAAGTCATTTTTCTTTCCAGTGACATAAATCATAGCAGGGGCTCAAAGAAACCACAGAACAAGCCCAAGAGAAAACCTCTCAGAGAGAATCTCTTGTCTGTGTATATTTCAATTTCTAGTTCAAAACACACTTTCTGCTTATTTCCTAGCAAGCACCTTCACTAATAACTCCTCTTAAATCAGTCCTCAGGTCATATTTCGCATGAGCACTTAAATGGATGTGTAAATAACTTCTGAATTAATTTATAGGTGTAGCTTCAAAGGTAGTTAAAAAACAGAAGGAAAGGGAGAATGGCAGGTCTTTTCACTGGAATAATCTCAGCATTTTAAGTGCTCCTTGGGCCAGTGTTGAAATTCTTTCCCACTCCCAGATCACTCACCCAACAGGATTTCTCTATCCCTCATTGGCGGACATTCCACTCCAGAATTTCTGGAGATTAATTCCCTATTATCTGACTGCAGAAATAAGAccgtaaacaaataaatctgctGTTGAACACCACTTAATAGTGACTTTCAGAGCTCTACCGGAAGCTCCTGAGAGCTGTGACAGACCTGGATAAGCTCCTCCCAGGAAGTCCTGAAGGACTGATTTTTCTAAATAGCATGGGATGGAGTAAAATTGCTCAACCTCTGAAGATAGTGGTGAAAATAAACCCAGATCACTTCACCTCAAAGCTTTGGTCCCTCTGCAGAAAGTGTTACCCTTTGAAGTTCAGTCATACTAACTTTTGTGTCTCTGCAGCTGCTGTTAACAACTAAGAACACAAGCCAACACCTTCTGGTGGTGTCCCTGTCTAAGACACTACTGCACTTGGTAGAAAAGCTTAAGATGGATaagaagtaataataacaataacaataacaaccccCAGTCATGTGATTTTTGTTATTGGGCTGTACCAGTTCACACTGCACACAGTGGAGAAAATCCTCCCGATTTCCTGTAAGAGCCAAGATGCCAGGAGATCGTAGTCTAGCCTTCTCAAAATTCAGCCTTTATTTTATGTCAGGGAGCATTCCTCACTACAATCTGAATTGGAACAACCCAGCAACCTTCCCATTTGACACCTGTAGCAGCCAGATCTCTCCCTCTGCCCTTCACAGGTCCAATGTGTTAAAGGGTTTGCTCACCTTTCCTGTAAACAACAATTAGGGCAATTTATATGCTGGAGGAAGCATCAATGAAGTACAGGCAAAGCATTTAAGATCAAGGCCAAAagactcaaaacacacacaccgctGCATGGCTTTCACCACTTTTAGGAGTCTGGCTACCTTGTGGTGTTCAACTATGTTAACAATGCATCTCTCACTGAGGAATTAACAGAAGGCAGAAAAACCACTGTTTATAAAAGGATCCCATGATTTGTAGGCCCTATGCCAGCTGCTGACTAAGCATCAACTCTTAAATAAGGATAAACTTGACTGGCATAGTCCTTAACATGGTCCTCAACATTATTTCCCAGCTATGTGAAATTTCTGAGTTAGAAATGCAGGGAAAAAAATGACCAAACCAATTCCTTCCTCAGATATTTTCCCCCCTCCACATCCAAAGCGAAATCCTATCCAGAAGTCCATTATCACCAGAGAGCAGCTGTTCCAATGTTATTCAGCTCCTTCCACAGCTGTGGTCGAAACAGCCTTGACATAATAAGGCCCTTCGCGCAGGTATGCCCTGAGCCTCAAGTAATGCTGGTTTCCAAAGATTTCAGCGATGGTCTTTGAATTGGCCAGAGCCTTCACAAGTTCGTATTTGGCCTCCTTTGAAGGTTTGTCTGGTTCCACTGATCTGTCTACGATGTATTCCACAAAGCCTGGACTACTGAGCATCATCCTCTGGGCCCAAGGTTGACTAGCAATGGCCTACAGCATTAACGAAAGAGAAAGATTTAAGACATTATTCCTGCCCTTCTGTTCCAAAAATTGGATTTCCAGGGCAGTATATGCTCCTACTAAAATAAccatttaaaagtaaaatatagCAGCAGCAAAACCAAACCACCAACAGCAATTCAGCCTGGAGGAGAACAAACTTAATACATCATAGCAATGTTCTTGATTTCTTCAGAAAACATGAAACAAGTCCAACACACTTCATGGGGAACACAGATATAGAGCCTGGGTGACTTCAACTCACCTTCACCACGGGCAGAACACAGATCAAGAAGAATTAGAGATGGATGTCCTAATTGTAGCCAGCATTAATCATGTGAAATCCTGGGGTGGATCTTagctcagggatgggaaacctgtggccctccacatgttgttggactccagttcccttcagcctcagccagcatagccaatagccagggatgatggagagtggagtccaacagcactggATGGCCACCAGTTTCCCACCCTTGCCACTGAAGGCAACCTGCATGCCTACGGCAGACACAAGACTTTCTCCCACAGCCCATTTACTTAATGCCAGTTCATTCAGTTTCAGCTCTGCTTTTATCTCACAGTTAAATCAATTGAAAGGTACAGTCTGAGCAGAGCTCCAGATTACTCAAAGTCTGGTGTCCCATACAGGATTTCATTAAATCTGCAAGGACTAGACAACCCAAACAATGGGTTTGGGTAGTGCTGTGGTTCCCAAGCTCTCTCAAAAGGACTATTAGATACATTCAATCAGACAGGTCTCTGTTGTGAAAAAGCACTTACAGTGAAGACCTTTAAGGCACCACAGTGGAGATCAGGGAAGGGCTGGGTACTGATGCTCCTGAAGAGTTCCAAGGGCTGGCTGGACAGAGAGGAGAACCAGGATTCTGTCATGCCCAGGTGGTCTTCTGTCTGCTGGTCTGGCTGTATGCAAAATATAGCAAATGAGTTTGCAAATGCAGCTGATAACTTACTGTCTTGAGGGACAGAATAAGGATGGTCAacgtggtaccctccagatgttgtaggactcaaTTCTCATCAGACCATGGCCAAAAGTGtggatgggatgatgggagttgtagtccaatattggaaggcaccacattggctgtgCCTAGGTCAAGCCATCCTACAATTTACTCCACCTACACACATGAAGTGTGCAAAACTTCCATGCATGCAAAACCTTTATAACAAAGGCAGCAGTCACATTCTGCTTTTAAGCAAGTCTGTAAATGCACATTTCAGACACTGATTTGTCCTGTGCACAAATGTTTGAAGTTGAGTGGAAACacaaatttttttctttttttttctttaactgtttatttatcttttaaaGGTATTATACAGAACCATAACGTTCAATAAACTCTCGAAGCACTTAATTTTTGTTCATACTTTTGATAAGTCTGAAAGGCTGACAAACAAGTCAGAAAAATGTGAGTTATGGTTCTCTTGCTTTAACTCCTCACTAGTGGATATCACAGATGCAGAAAGCTACCCAATTGCTATTGCTTTCTTCCAAGGGCTGATTCAAACCTTTAATGCTCCATTTTTCATAAGAAACAGAACGTTTTCAATTCCATAAAACTTACCTGCAAATACAAAAGAGATGAAATTGCCTCAAGACACCGGACTCTCATCTCTGTTGGGGCATTCTTTGCTTGATGTCCTATTCTGTTTAGCACATGATGAAATCTACTCCCTGGGAAGACaaactttttttaacctttccattacataggaagttgccttatacagagaCCAGACTATTTCTCCATCAAGCCCAGTATTAGACAATACCTGCTTTGGAGAGTAATATCTTGAATTAACAATCATTTTAGTCACAACTAAAACCAGATCATTTTTGCCTGTGGACATGGATCTGTTGCTTGAGTCACAACTAAAACCAGAAAATCTCTAACCACAGTTTGTCAATAAAGTGGCTCCAGATCTTAAAACCAAGTTTTAAACCATGTTTTGACTCTCCCTCCCCAGCCTAGCTGCTTATGCCATGATAATAGCAGCACTGAAAAAGGTTCTGCCCGCCATgtctcccagccagcatggccaatgccagcaacacctggaggctgACAGATTCCCTATCCCTCCCTCCGGATACTATTACATTCATTAGCAACCCTTGTACTTGAGATGAATCATTTTCCCACTTCCAATCAAACCTCCTTTCAAACTGAAGTTTAGAAATATGCTGGGTACATTTATAGCCTTCCTACATTCCTGTGACAAACTCTTCAGACCAATATGATTATagctacacatacacacaaatgttGTACAGACCCTTCTTCTGTAACACTAGCTTCCCTTCCACAGTTGACCCCAAGATCCCAAGTGTGTCCACTGCCACGCCAAACATGGTTGGGTCTTGGCTTTCTGCCATGCTGAATACTTTCTCCACAAATGCGGGGTATCGCTCACATAACTGCTGAGGACTGTCAACAATAGCCAAGTTGCCAAAAAATTTCACAAAGCCTGAAAAAACCAGAAAATAAAACAACGGGAGTTTCGTCACACCATACATGGAACATAGCAtctggaaagaaaaataaagacagaCTGGGACATTGTGCACAAGCAATGTATGTAGTGAAGAGAAAGCCTACCAAAAACAAAAAGGACCAGATGGTCAAGGCCGGGAGGTTTTGTTTTACATGCCAAGCAGACAAGTTTTTAGTACAATGTCACCTGTCAGAGTAAACTTAAGTCTAGGATTGGGGGTGGGCAACTCAGGGTCCAAGGCCTACTATTCTTCCAATGCATTCTATCTCAAAGTCACCAGGGTTAAACTCAAACTTGCTTTCCTCTGGGCTGCTCTAGCCATGTCTCTACCTGCTGTTGTTCGGTGTGGGGCAGATAGGTACAGTTTGCAGAAAACAgcctggaaagccaaacagggaGGCCTAGGAGATCGAATCTGGCTCATGGGCCAGAGGCTGCCCGTCCCTGAACTAAATagtgaaattttttttaaaaaaattaccaaaATTTTACCAAAGTAAAATCATGCCAAGAAGGAAAACTTTTTAAATCACCTGGCAAGTAGAAGCTTGAGAAGGGATCAGAATCAGCCCCGATGATTATGTTGGAAATCTTATCAATGATTCCTTGTTGGGCAAGATATTGGCGTCCGTGGTAAATATGGGCAAGAGAGGTCACCATCTCTATACACGTAGCTCTGCAACATAGACAGAACATGCAGGTGTATCGTTTAAGATTCCTTTCATCCTCAAAACAGTCCATCATTGAGTAATTCCTGGAGGAGACTACTACTTAATTAACTGGTAACGCTTTCTAGGTACTGTGCcaaagttttctgtttttgttttaagtggcACAGgccctgccctcaggcttacaaacCAGGACAGAGtataaaaggaaagaagaagacaaaattaTAAGCATATTCAGATATAAAGCCTCCCAGTTAAATAGCAACCTGGTAAAATAGCTACTAAGCTGACAGCGCAAGGCAAGAAGCCCAAGTGCAGCTGCTCTCAGTCTAACAAATTGAGTGGACTGTGCCATCTCATCTCTGAAGCCTCTGCTGTTTGTTTGAGACAAGACATGTCTGAGAAGTAGGAGGTGGAAGGGAGGCACTGGGTATTTTTATACTAGCCATGCATTTGTAATAATGAGGTAAAACTAGTTTTATAAGCAGTTTTACTGGTATTATTCACTGCTGAATCACTGTTATGACTTTGTGGTTTTAATGATGGATTTTTTGTGATAGTTTATCAATTGGTTCTTAGCCACCCTGAGTTTCTGATTGTATGgcgagaggaagaaaaactgtgCAAAGAAAGCCCCTGCATGATTAGGCACTATTGTGCTGAGATATTTTGAGCTGTGTGGTGAGAAGGGAGGGCTACTTTCTTGCTCCTCTAGCACGTAAGCACTGGATCAATcagtcaatcattttatttgtatgccacattTCTTAAGTtgaaaccatgctcaaagcagcttacaagtataaaaaatattacaaaaagtaGCCTTAAACAATAAATATTAAAGTGTACACAGTGAAATCAAACTATCTAAAGCAAAGATACAAAATTTAGTATCAGTAACAGCAATaatacccctgctctagagtctgttcagcagtctcagcttttgtagctggagtcagtcattCAGGGCCACACCCTCCCAGACCAAGTGGAAAAAAGGCCTACAAGACAgacagcaggtcttccaggattcaCAGCTTCCAGCcacttcagcagcctcagcttttgtatccaaagtatgtatgtatgaatcAGGGCAGAGACAGGCAAGAGGCAAAGCATGCACAAATGTGTACAACTCCCAAAACTCTGGCATGCCAAGAAATAAAACCTTCTATTAACTCAATAGAAGCAGAATTACTCCAAAGCTATACATAATATGAAACAATCTAATGAGTGCCCATGACTGCTTCTGCCACACACCTGAGAAGCACATCATTCCCCGTCAGCTCCCCGATCAGCTCTGATATTAATCCGCTGTTCACGCAGTAATTCAATGAATCTGCCGACACCAAGGAGATATTGATCACCAACTGTGACAGAAGCATAggagaaaaggagactgagatttatttctttttaaaaaacataacacCTACAACAAACACACACTATATGCCATTCATGCATGAAATTGTGCTTGCTCCACTTATAACTTCATTCACTGAATGAGGCTGTAGCAACGTTCAAGTCATAGCTACAAGCCTTGTGGTGGCTGCAATAGGACTTAAAAGGAATCAACATCATATATCATGGGCCTATGGGGAGGCCACTGCCACCTCCACACCTTGGAACAATGTTCCCCATAGCGTCCAATTGCTCCAAGGGGCATCTGTAGCCCCATTGTTTATTTACCTATATAAATGTGTTTTATTTCATAGCATCATAACTTCACATTAAAGGATTAACAATAACAAACATTGGCCTATTGTGGTTTATTTTACAGAACATggcatttaaaaacaatacagcacaagTGGATAAAGCAACATCTACAGACACAATCATATTCATAAAGAGGGGGCATGCAATCTCAATGTGATCCCcttcaggtggtggtggttgcacCAGCACACTAAAAAGACCGAGGGGGGTGGGATCTTAATAGCAGCTTTCAGAATACCTTGCAGGATTTTCATGTGGATTTTCCATAATAAAGGTCACATATTGGTGCCGAGATAGGAAGGAATGGACTTAAGACTGACTGCATAGAAAGGTGACACAGAACAGAGACTGGATTCATCCATCCATACCTTTTGcttattttttgtttatattttactG includes the following:
- the B3GALT9 gene encoding beta-1,3-galactosyltransferase 9; protein product: MQLIFCRLRTHQWCFILFNVVLFHILFFGADLVEEYFLRALPNTYTDMKVLEARERAQKLDMTPLKANISKAYVASRSEACSNQEIFLLVLVFGSPENLSRRNIIRETWANQTHVMGYGTLVLFVLGKPSSEGTQLEVVQEMEKHQDLIQGSFLDSVENQTLKTLMAVEWAITFCSRARFILKADEEMFINLPSLVEYLLNLRTHPKDIYLGRLVHQEKPNRDPQSHGFVSQQKYPEKYYPDYCSATAFVISQDVARKIYVTSGEVPLSLPPGAFVGLCSKAAGVVPAHSSRFSGKKHIRYNRCCYKFIFTSSTARDTQLLQEWDEISNGKDCTVLETYYGLVFCKVMTYLDGFKHLSVDALQNEALHFAD
- the PSMD5 gene encoding 26S proteasome non-ATPase regulatory subunit 5 isoform X2, whose amino-acid sequence is MDPLYVIQNFGEELQKGLFHPDNSVKILTIAQVGKIVEDSSAAREILNTPELLRQVIYCIADEKLAVAKEAIMSLTKVAKTAESLEALLAGNLLVDLKNVMTRSDIVRCRVYELVINISLVSADSLNYCVNSGLISELIGELTGNDVLLRATCIEMVTSLAHIYHGRQYLAQQGIIDKISNIIIGADSDPFSSFYLPGFVKFFGNLAIVDSPQQLCERYPAFVEKVFSMAESQDPTMFGVAVDTLGILGSTVEGKLVLQKKGSRFHHVLNRIGHQAKNAPTEMRVRCLEAISSLLYLQPDQQTEDHLGMTESWFSSLSSQPLELFRSISTQPFPDLHCGALKVFTAIASQPWAQRMMLSSPGFVEYIVDRSVEPDKPSKEAKYELVKALANSKTIAEIFGNQHYLRLRAYLREGPYYVKAVSTTAVEGAE
- the PSMD5 gene encoding 26S proteasome non-ATPase regulatory subunit 5 isoform X1; this encodes MAAPEVDEALELLARVPLLEEPLEELRALHLALLAVPLNALRERRSELPLAGLFALTARGGSEQISLCVSILERLLQIMDPLYVIQNFGEELQKGLFHPDNSVKILTIAQVGKIVEDSSAAREILNTPELLRQVIYCIADEKLAVAKEAIMSLTKVAKTAESLEALLAGNLLVDLKNVMTRSDIVRCRVYELVINISLVSADSLNYCVNSGLISELIGELTGNDVLLRATCIEMVTSLAHIYHGRQYLAQQGIIDKISNIIIGADSDPFSSFYLPGFVKFFGNLAIVDSPQQLCERYPAFVEKVFSMAESQDPTMFGVAVDTLGILGSTVEGKLVLQKKGSRFHHVLNRIGHQAKNAPTEMRVRCLEAISSLLYLQPDQQTEDHLGMTESWFSSLSSQPLELFRSISTQPFPDLHCGALKVFTAIASQPWAQRMMLSSPGFVEYIVDRSVEPDKPSKEAKYELVKALANSKTIAEIFGNQHYLRLRAYLREGPYYVKAVSTTAVEGAE